One part of the Mariniblastus fucicola genome encodes these proteins:
- a CDS encoding AGE family epimerase/isomerase: MYHVAIPRSSLAIFLLIAVLTTSGRAQDTANGDLTALADQCDAHLRKSIVDFYLPHCVDEKNGGYLETIDAEGKFCESEYKFLTLQTRQMWFFCQLVKNDIEKEKALAAAKSGFDFLQTHFLDKENGGYFSRVTMDGGEFDTRKHIYLNAFAMYGLAAYYNATGDGEALAAALNLFEKFEQKAYDKQNGGYREFFYADWTEITDPNEPKFVGEVGTKTYNSHLHILEAFTELFRAAPSDRLKERIAELIVINTSTVRHPQHPCNIDRWTNDWQMVKEDFNLRASYGHDVECAWLVFDAAREIGWSIKPLQNWAVATVDHSIKFGFDAEHGGFYYSGPLGEASDDTKKEWWTQAEALVSMLEMYRLTGDEKYMDVFHKTFAFVEQYQIASAENGGGWWASRHADGSTHANTSRTSTWHGAYHNGRAMILCGELLREMAVKQE, encoded by the coding sequence ATGTATCACGTTGCGATTCCGCGATCCTCACTCGCAATTTTTCTATTGATTGCCGTTCTGACGACATCGGGCAGAGCTCAGGATACCGCCAATGGCGACCTGACTGCCCTCGCGGATCAATGCGATGCTCATCTTCGAAAGTCGATCGTTGACTTTTATCTGCCGCATTGCGTTGACGAAAAAAACGGCGGCTATTTGGAGACGATTGACGCAGAAGGAAAGTTTTGCGAATCGGAGTACAAGTTTCTGACGCTGCAGACACGGCAGATGTGGTTCTTCTGTCAACTTGTCAAAAACGACATCGAAAAAGAGAAAGCGTTGGCCGCCGCGAAGTCTGGCTTTGACTTTTTGCAAACGCATTTTCTGGACAAAGAAAACGGCGGCTATTTCAGTCGCGTCACGATGGACGGTGGAGAGTTTGATACGCGAAAGCACATCTATTTGAATGCGTTTGCGATGTACGGACTTGCTGCCTACTACAACGCGACCGGCGACGGCGAGGCGCTGGCTGCGGCGTTGAATCTGTTTGAGAAATTCGAGCAGAAAGCCTACGACAAACAGAATGGCGGCTATCGTGAATTCTTTTACGCGGACTGGACGGAGATCACGGATCCGAACGAGCCCAAATTTGTCGGAGAGGTCGGGACGAAAACTTACAACTCACACTTGCACATTCTTGAGGCCTTCACCGAACTGTTTCGGGCCGCGCCGAGCGATCGGCTGAAGGAGCGTATCGCGGAACTGATCGTGATCAACACGTCGACCGTTCGCCACCCGCAACATCCTTGCAACATCGATCGGTGGACCAACGATTGGCAGATGGTCAAGGAGGACTTTAACTTGCGAGCCAGCTATGGGCATGACGTCGAATGTGCGTGGCTGGTGTTCGACGCGGCCAGAGAAATCGGTTGGTCGATCAAGCCGCTACAGAACTGGGCCGTGGCGACGGTTGATCACAGTATCAAATTCGGATTCGATGCTGAGCACGGTGGATTTTACTATTCCGGGCCTCTGGGTGAAGCCTCGGACGACACCAAAAAGGAATGGTGGACGCAGGCAGAAGCTTTGGTTTCGATGCTGGAAATGTACAGACTGACCGGTGACGAAAAGTACATGGACGTGTTTCACAAAACGTTTGCTTTTGTCGAGCAATATCAAATCGCTTCGGCTGAAAACGGTGGTGGCTGGTGGGCGAGTCGACACGCGGACGGAAGCACGCATGCAAATACTTCGCGAACGTCCACCTGGCACGGCGCCTATCATAACGGTCGCGCTATGATTCTGTGTGGCGAATTGCTGCGTGAAATGGCTGTGAAACAGGAATGA
- the tyrS gene encoding tyrosine--tRNA ligase, with the protein MTDIFAELQWRGLIHQTTADDALPKWLNEAPRTLYAGFDPTAESLHVGSLLPLMMLRRFQKAGHRPIALVGGATGMIGDPSGKSAERNLLDVDQLAANIAGIEVQMRHLLDFDSGDCAAVLVNNNDWMKGFSYTDFLRDVGKNFPVNVMLGKDSVKSRLTSDAGLSYTEFSYMLLQAYDFVRLNQDHNCELQIGGSDQWGNVTAGIDLGRRMLSKQFYGVTCPLLTKSDGAKMGKTESGAIWLSAERTSPYQFFQYWRNVDDADVDKCLKFLTELSEEEITALAESREADAAKRESQIRLAEEVTTLIHGEDGLRRARLASEVLFGAEISDLSDTDLNEIFSDVPSAEFSAATLEAEGLGLIDALVLAGLCKSKGEARRAIKEGGVYVNNVRRDDIETKLTSADKASESIIVLRRGKKKFALIKLV; encoded by the coding sequence ATGACCGACATTTTCGCTGAACTTCAGTGGCGTGGACTGATCCACCAAACCACCGCCGACGATGCACTCCCAAAATGGCTCAACGAGGCCCCAAGGACGCTCTACGCCGGGTTCGATCCAACGGCGGAAAGTCTGCACGTTGGCAGCCTGTTGCCGCTGATGATGTTGCGTCGATTCCAGAAAGCGGGGCATCGTCCGATCGCCCTGGTCGGTGGCGCGACTGGAATGATTGGAGACCCGAGCGGCAAGAGTGCTGAACGGAACCTGTTGGACGTTGATCAGCTCGCGGCAAACATCGCGGGGATCGAAGTTCAGATGCGGCACTTGCTGGATTTCGATTCCGGAGATTGCGCGGCCGTGCTGGTCAACAATAACGATTGGATGAAAGGGTTTTCGTACACGGACTTCTTGCGAGACGTTGGCAAGAATTTCCCGGTCAACGTGATGCTCGGGAAAGATAGCGTCAAGAGTCGACTGACGAGCGATGCAGGGCTCAGCTACACCGAGTTCAGCTACATGTTGCTCCAGGCCTATGACTTTGTTCGCCTCAATCAGGACCACAATTGCGAGTTGCAAATCGGTGGTAGCGATCAGTGGGGGAACGTAACTGCGGGCATCGATCTTGGCCGTCGCATGCTTTCAAAACAGTTTTACGGCGTGACTTGTCCGCTGCTCACGAAGTCTGACGGAGCCAAAATGGGCAAGACGGAATCAGGAGCAATCTGGCTGTCGGCCGAACGAACGTCACCGTACCAGTTCTTTCAGTACTGGCGCAACGTTGACGACGCGGACGTGGACAAGTGCCTCAAATTTCTCACGGAGTTGTCGGAAGAAGAGATCACGGCGTTGGCAGAATCGCGAGAGGCTGATGCTGCGAAGCGCGAGAGCCAAATTCGTCTGGCGGAAGAAGTTACGACGCTGATTCATGGCGAAGACGGGCTTAGACGAGCTCGTTTGGCTTCGGAAGTTCTGTTCGGTGCGGAGATTAGCGACCTGTCGGACACGGACCTGAACGAGATCTTTAGCGACGTTCCGAGCGCCGAGTTTTCGGCTGCAACGCTTGAAGCAGAGGGGTTGGGGCTGATTGATGCACTGGTTTTGGCGGGACTTTGCAAAAGCAAGGGCGAGGCTCGCCGCGCGATCAAAGAAGGCGGTGTATATGTCAATAACGTCCGCCGGGACGACATCGAAACGAAGTTGACTTCGGCGGATAAAGCCAGCGAATCCATTATCGTGTTGCGCCGCGGCAAGAAGAAGTTCGCGTTGATTAAACTTGTTTAA
- a CDS encoding HPF/RaiA family ribosome-associated protein gives MNITFNNKQGKLGKTAVANVADKIGAVFSKFEADIVSVEVCVKDVNGPRGGVDKRCRLLIRLRRMKDVVASVQEDSVSRAISRAVRRAERAIKRKVQRRGMRNLGRKPALGFAVYSD, from the coding sequence ATGAACATTACTTTCAACAACAAGCAGGGAAAGCTGGGGAAAACTGCCGTCGCGAATGTAGCCGACAAAATTGGCGCCGTGTTTTCCAAATTCGAGGCCGATATCGTCTCAGTAGAAGTCTGTGTAAAAGACGTAAATGGTCCCAGGGGAGGAGTCGACAAACGGTGCCGACTGCTCATTCGATTGCGAAGAATGAAAGACGTCGTGGCGTCGGTGCAGGAAGATTCTGTTTCCAGAGCTATTTCTCGCGCCGTAAGAAGGGCTGAACGGGCTATCAAGAGAAAAGTACAGCGTCGGGGTATGCGGAATCTTGGCCGAAAACCGGCTTTGGGATTTGCTGTTTATTCTGACTGA
- a CDS encoding polyprenyl synthetase family protein, producing the protein MSNVIGQSVSNEPEVGVALSGNGRAGTESSLFNVYGVIANELSHVEATISSELQNSSAEVELLLSHSRSLGGKRLRPALLLLTGKAVGTVSESHIFAAAALEMIHLATLIHDDVLDDAKTRRHQETAHAKFGTRPGVLLGDYLFTHSFSVGSKANSIEAIKMLAQASNLVCEGEIKQNAWQSDFSIDEPAYLQMVSEKTGELCAAGCGIGAVLSGADIGTIESFKSFGRDLGVAFQIIDDVLDLVGDAETVGKTLGTDLQNRKVTLPVIHALATREGKGRDSLLTMLNAETVSVAEVVSALKETGSIDYARGVAKSIAERAVGFAAALPESDASKSLGAIGQMMLKRTF; encoded by the coding sequence GTGTCGAACGTAATCGGACAATCAGTTTCAAACGAACCCGAAGTCGGTGTGGCCCTTTCTGGTAACGGCCGCGCGGGCACCGAAAGTTCGCTTTTCAATGTTTACGGCGTGATCGCGAACGAGCTTTCGCATGTAGAAGCCACGATTTCGAGCGAGCTGCAGAACTCGTCCGCGGAAGTTGAATTGTTGCTTAGCCACAGCCGAAGCCTTGGTGGCAAGCGTTTGCGTCCGGCGCTGTTGCTGCTGACCGGAAAAGCAGTCGGGACGGTCTCCGAAAGTCACATTTTCGCGGCGGCGGCTCTGGAAATGATTCATCTGGCGACACTGATCCATGATGACGTGCTTGACGACGCCAAGACCCGACGGCACCAGGAAACCGCTCACGCAAAATTTGGGACTCGGCCAGGCGTTTTGCTGGGTGACTATCTGTTCACGCATTCGTTCTCGGTTGGCAGCAAAGCGAACTCTATCGAAGCAATCAAAATGTTGGCTCAGGCCAGCAATCTGGTTTGCGAAGGCGAGATCAAGCAGAACGCCTGGCAGTCAGATTTTTCGATCGACGAGCCAGCTTATTTGCAGATGGTTTCTGAAAAAACCGGCGAGCTGTGCGCGGCCGGGTGCGGCATCGGAGCGGTTCTTTCCGGGGCTGACATTGGAACGATTGAGAGTTTCAAGTCTTTCGGTCGTGACCTTGGCGTCGCGTTTCAGATCATCGATGACGTTCTGGACCTGGTGGGCGATGCGGAAACCGTCGGCAAAACTTTGGGGACTGATTTGCAGAACCGAAAGGTCACGCTGCCGGTGATTCACGCTCTCGCCACACGCGAAGGCAAGGGTCGCGATTCGCTGTTGACGATGCTGAATGCGGAAACGGTTTCGGTGGCGGAGGTCGTTTCGGCTCTAAAGGAAACGGGCTCGATCGATTACGCTCGCGGCGTCGCCAAGTCGATCGCAGAGCGTGCGGTTGGTTTCGCTGCGGCGTTGCCTGAAAGTGATGCGTCCAAGTCGCTGGGCGCGATCGGCCAGATGATGCTCAAACGGACTTTTTAG
- a CDS encoding DUF1559 family PulG-like putative transporter yields the protein MKQQRLRGFTLVELLVVIAIIGILIGMLLPAVQSVREAARRTECMNNLRQIGLATILFHDAHDCFPPARTANSNQVLPLFSRNGPDSWYVRILPFVEQGNLYSQWDLTSKYSAQPEVAVSTPIGTFLCPSRHSIDDANAPDSLVISGGIGGCGCGTSIDTVSGGAVGDYAGNHGDPSPGSSGAASDFYNPGKGTGVIVTGKPLLNEDTTITGRWADKVGYVHVIDGSSNTFLAGEMHIPKGQLNKTPYNGPLFNGNELDGHSRLGGPGVPILTRDDPPGGTLLGFGSDHPGTCNFVRADGSTGAVSNDLDSIVLANLCHRGDGEVVGEVE from the coding sequence ATGAAACAACAGAGACTGCGTGGTTTCACGCTTGTTGAGCTGCTGGTGGTGATTGCGATCATCGGAATTCTGATCGGGATGCTTTTGCCCGCCGTTCAAAGCGTTCGTGAAGCGGCTCGCCGAACGGAATGCATGAACAATCTTCGTCAAATTGGTTTGGCGACGATTTTGTTCCACGACGCTCACGATTGTTTTCCGCCTGCCAGGACCGCGAACTCCAATCAGGTGTTGCCGCTGTTCTCAAGAAACGGTCCGGATTCGTGGTACGTCAGAATTTTGCCATTCGTTGAGCAAGGTAATCTCTACTCGCAATGGGATCTTACGTCAAAGTATTCTGCTCAACCGGAAGTCGCTGTTTCAACGCCAATTGGTACTTTCCTTTGCCCTTCACGTCACTCCATTGACGACGCCAATGCTCCTGACTCACTCGTGATCAGTGGTGGAATCGGAGGTTGCGGATGTGGTACTTCGATCGACACCGTTTCTGGCGGTGCTGTTGGAGACTATGCCGGAAACCATGGTGATCCTTCGCCGGGTTCCAGTGGAGCCGCGTCTGATTTTTACAATCCAGGAAAAGGCACCGGAGTGATTGTCACTGGCAAGCCTTTGCTCAATGAGGACACCACCATCACGGGTCGTTGGGCAGACAAAGTCGGTTACGTTCACGTGATTGACGGAAGTAGCAACACGTTCCTTGCGGGCGAAATGCACATTCCGAAGGGCCAATTGAACAAGACGCCTTACAACGGGCCGCTGTTCAACGGGAATGAGCTTGACGGCCATTCGCGGCTTGGTGGGCCTGGTGTTCCGATTTTGACTCGCGACGATCCACCGGGCGGCACGTTGCTTGGTTTCGGAAGCGATCACCCTGGGACGTGCAACTTTGTGCGTGCCGACGGCAGCACGGGTGCGGTTAGCAATGATCTGGATTCGATCGTTCTTGCCAACCTTTGTCATCGTGGAGACGGGGAAGTCGTCGGTGAAGTTGAGTAG
- a CDS encoding ArnT family glycosyltransferase, giving the protein MRKASDQLSGDDPSFRMKVFAIAFAATFSVLMIWTASRGGEQADPPAPWNVDGIFYDNIAFNINRGKGFAVDLDVEPWRDSYLQSSPPESDRVDLDYGWLRPVKGTGPTTLRSPMYPYALSLIYRTFGHRYNVARIFGCIFVGLGLALLLTFSASRWGYFAALTSGTTLAFDYSVMNSAGTLATESLAILVFATTFVLVVNAYERASVLLWAIAGVSFAALMLTRGIWSLGYLVLVVSLIGFWVPAIRTRLNLFEQKHLFAFLAAATVFAMPWWIRNCQTTGHFTPFGTAGSCGFVAAYCDESLENFGHWQEKVFNQNQIEVQKDVDMETIKLADLEYITGQESMRKTKAWCLANWNLIPQLMGYRGFSHWGFSNTSVSLPLQLANIWLVVIGLIGCTFFTGRLRGVFIVVLLLDSLLVMLTWEHLGRYAIPIRPVVHLGYGLAISAIASKFMVRFDRRTAADKA; this is encoded by the coding sequence ATGAGAAAGGCGAGCGACCAGTTGTCAGGAGATGATCCATCCTTTCGGATGAAGGTATTCGCGATCGCGTTCGCGGCAACGTTTAGCGTTTTAATGATTTGGACAGCGAGTCGCGGCGGTGAGCAGGCGGATCCGCCTGCGCCCTGGAATGTTGATGGAATTTTCTACGACAACATTGCCTTCAATATCAACCGCGGCAAAGGCTTTGCAGTCGACCTCGATGTCGAGCCCTGGCGCGATTCGTACTTGCAGTCTTCGCCCCCTGAGAGTGATCGCGTGGATCTGGACTACGGTTGGCTGCGTCCCGTCAAAGGCACAGGCCCGACAACGCTTCGTTCGCCAATGTACCCCTATGCGTTGTCGTTGATTTATCGCACCTTCGGTCATCGCTACAACGTTGCCCGGATATTCGGATGCATTTTTGTAGGCCTTGGCCTTGCGCTGCTGCTGACGTTTTCTGCGTCGCGCTGGGGTTACTTTGCAGCACTTACGTCCGGGACAACATTGGCTTTCGACTACTCGGTGATGAATTCAGCAGGAACATTGGCGACAGAGTCTCTGGCGATACTCGTTTTTGCGACAACGTTCGTGCTGGTTGTAAATGCATACGAACGTGCATCCGTTTTGCTGTGGGCGATTGCAGGCGTCAGCTTTGCGGCGTTGATGCTGACCCGAGGAATCTGGAGCCTCGGGTATTTGGTTTTGGTCGTTTCGTTGATTGGGTTTTGGGTTCCTGCTATTCGAACTCGGCTGAATTTGTTTGAGCAAAAGCACCTCTTCGCGTTTCTTGCCGCGGCAACCGTGTTCGCTATGCCTTGGTGGATTCGAAATTGTCAAACGACTGGCCATTTCACTCCGTTCGGCACCGCAGGCTCCTGCGGGTTCGTCGCCGCGTATTGTGATGAGTCACTTGAGAACTTTGGACATTGGCAAGAAAAAGTTTTCAACCAGAACCAGATCGAAGTTCAAAAAGACGTCGATATGGAAACGATCAAGCTTGCCGATCTTGAATACATAACCGGCCAGGAAAGTATGCGAAAAACAAAGGCCTGGTGTTTAGCGAACTGGAACTTGATTCCGCAATTGATGGGGTATCGCGGATTTAGCCATTGGGGTTTCTCCAACACATCAGTTTCACTTCCATTGCAACTTGCCAACATTTGGTTAGTCGTCATTGGTCTGATTGGTTGTACGTTTTTCACCGGTAGGTTGCGAGGCGTTTTCATCGTCGTTCTGTTGCTCGATAGCCTATTGGTCATGCTTACTTGGGAGCATTTAGGACGCTATGCGATACCGATTCGACCCGTGGTGCACCTTGGCTACGGGTTGGCTATCTCAGCGATAGCGAGCAAGTTCATGGTTCGATTCGATCGGAGGACCGCAGCAGACAAGGCGTGA
- a CDS encoding PEP-CTERM sorting domain-containing protein: MKGRIQKLICFCAALTAFALAPSLSNADTLLIVDLTVDNEVTVTATAGLSDIDASDTDVTGIYFDNFYGVAGDALTATLVSGDLVSAGTTSDGSPELFRGGGGTDTGLNFWSWTNDATSTFTTGSVAFTGTATWTLDSVDYDDMVNGSSSGDLYYPADTSDDIAGLTPLGTYTVITAVPEPGALSVLGLVLGAGFLRRRR, translated from the coding sequence ATGAAGGGAAGAATTCAGAAGCTAATTTGCTTTTGTGCTGCCTTGACTGCATTCGCTCTAGCCCCGTCTTTGAGCAATGCGGACACGCTACTCATCGTTGACTTGACCGTCGACAATGAAGTCACCGTCACTGCGACTGCTGGTCTTTCGGATATCGACGCTTCAGACACAGACGTGACTGGAATCTATTTCGACAACTTTTACGGCGTTGCCGGTGATGCGCTCACGGCCACACTTGTTTCTGGTGATCTCGTAAGTGCTGGCACGACTTCCGATGGCTCTCCTGAGCTATTCCGCGGTGGCGGAGGAACCGACACTGGATTGAACTTCTGGTCTTGGACGAATGACGCAACCAGCACATTCACTACTGGTTCAGTTGCTTTCACCGGTACGGCAACCTGGACTCTGGACAGCGTCGACTATGACGACATGGTAAATGGGTCCTCTTCTGGAGATCTTTATTATCCAGCCGACACATCTGACGACATCGCCGGGCTGACTCCACTTGGAACATACACTGTGATCACTGCAGTGCCTGAGCCTGGAGCACTTTCTGTCCTGGGACTTGTCCTTGGTGCAGGATTCCTTCGCCGTCGTCGCTAG
- a CDS encoding PP2C family protein-serine/threonine phosphatase produces MKLESNQMRCTEIVGSNLATSKAYRTHGLDIYVDSSPFHNSRIGGGDVYYVTSCHSDDSGRVTRLMLADISGHGEEAAGRAISLRGSLRKNVNQKSQSNFVQRMNEEFIESSPRDQIATAVAASYFVDQRRLSLGIAGHPNPLLFRQSAMQWYKIDEQALRNETSLANVPFGICASTSFPTRNIAVEDGDMFLLYSDALTESLDSNHDLLGIDGVLQVLNESPEKKGPCLISNLRQRIRSINPQNLMGDDATLILGQFAK; encoded by the coding sequence ATGAAACTTGAATCGAACCAGATGCGCTGCACCGAGATCGTGGGGAGCAACCTTGCGACTAGCAAGGCTTATCGAACCCACGGTCTCGATATTTACGTTGACAGCTCACCATTTCACAACAGTCGGATTGGAGGCGGTGATGTCTACTACGTCACCAGTTGTCATTCCGATGATTCTGGGAGAGTGACTCGCTTGATGCTGGCAGATATCAGCGGTCATGGTGAGGAGGCTGCGGGGAGGGCTATTTCTTTGCGAGGGTCGCTTCGTAAGAATGTCAATCAGAAGAGTCAGTCCAATTTCGTTCAGCGAATGAACGAAGAGTTCATTGAATCATCCCCCAGGGATCAAATCGCAACAGCGGTCGCGGCCAGTTATTTCGTTGACCAGCGACGATTATCTCTTGGGATTGCAGGGCATCCGAATCCGCTTTTGTTTCGGCAGTCAGCAATGCAGTGGTACAAAATTGACGAACAGGCTTTGAGGAACGAAACCTCACTTGCCAATGTTCCGTTCGGGATTTGTGCCTCGACATCTTTCCCGACGAGAAATATCGCTGTTGAAGACGGAGACATGTTTCTTCTGTACAGCGATGCCTTGACCGAATCGCTCGATTCCAACCACGACCTTCTTGGCATAGACGGCGTGTTACAAGTTCTTAACGAGTCGCCTGAGAAGAAAGGTCCATGTCTCATTTCAAATTTGCGACAGCGAATCCGTTCGATCAATCCTCAGAATTTGATGGGCGATGATGCCACGTTGATTTTAGGGCAGTTTGCAAAATGA
- a CDS encoding cyanophycinase: MKNQIFSFPIAVPAIVALVLLVSTNISVGQLGHQGKLFLHGGGGVDGTISSFVESAGGAEARLVVIPTATSDDNLPTEAELKSRWRKRGIENVELLHTHDRQTADSLEFVSPIEKATAVFISGGVQQRLGDTYVGTETEAAMKRLLLRGGAIGGSSAGAAIMSKAMIASGGTVPKMSTGFDLLPKGIVDQHFLNRSRLNRLMNAVRESNGRTGVGIDERTCLEISGDLATVRGRGFVTLVRLVDDQVSVETFHDGDSFKPGDFGIVDSSRDGVLNLDVRGIRELSASGRPLEKLVSESIAKSLKLRDSFLQQTDSESRAAVLERLALRFADQYRQHHRGESPDLFDFSSVDFESAIRGTSECPTATEVFGPFEGKWYGRWADFDVDHHWSRVFEPDQHSLAADLSAFQVGWQYAWIGDGYGVNHCLGFDESGRSLRFLLGYTEHLQDGDFSKIVSRRPHVGIYAGPGRLIWITAGEVFFEEALANKDGRFESYSIIGFNYDSDETGLTVQDGFVTVYSSSESRRVPFRGYKFASPITEPATSR, from the coding sequence ATGAAGAATCAGATATTCAGTTTTCCCATTGCCGTTCCTGCGATCGTTGCTCTTGTGCTGCTCGTGTCGACCAATATCTCGGTCGGCCAGTTGGGCCACCAGGGAAAGCTCTTCTTGCACGGTGGTGGAGGCGTCGATGGCACGATCTCGTCATTCGTCGAATCGGCCGGCGGAGCGGAGGCTCGGTTGGTCGTGATCCCAACGGCCACTTCCGATGACAATCTACCGACGGAAGCCGAGCTGAAATCCAGGTGGCGGAAGCGAGGCATCGAAAATGTCGAGCTCTTGCACACTCACGATCGCCAGACCGCGGACTCTCTCGAATTTGTGTCGCCGATCGAGAAAGCGACCGCAGTGTTTATCAGCGGCGGGGTTCAGCAGCGACTTGGTGATACTTACGTCGGAACTGAAACCGAGGCGGCGATGAAACGGCTGCTCCTTCGCGGCGGTGCGATCGGTGGCTCATCGGCGGGTGCGGCAATCATGTCCAAAGCGATGATCGCGAGCGGCGGAACGGTGCCGAAGATGAGCACGGGCTTCGATCTCCTTCCAAAGGGAATCGTTGATCAGCATTTCCTGAACCGTTCGCGGCTCAATCGTCTAATGAACGCGGTTCGAGAGTCCAACGGTAGAACGGGCGTCGGAATCGACGAACGAACCTGCCTGGAAATTTCTGGCGATCTGGCAACGGTTCGCGGCAGGGGCTTTGTGACGTTGGTGCGTCTTGTCGACGACCAGGTTTCCGTCGAGACGTTTCATGACGGCGACAGTTTTAAGCCAGGCGACTTCGGTATCGTCGATTCTTCGCGTGATGGTGTGCTGAACCTTGATGTTCGGGGAATCCGAGAGCTTTCAGCCAGTGGACGTCCACTCGAAAAGTTGGTCTCTGAATCGATTGCGAAATCATTGAAGCTTCGCGATTCGTTTCTGCAACAGACCGATTCGGAAAGTCGCGCCGCGGTCCTTGAAAGACTTGCACTTCGTTTCGCGGATCAATACCGGCAGCATCACCGTGGAGAATCTCCGGACCTTTTCGATTTTTCCAGCGTAGATTTCGAGTCCGCCATTCGTGGAACGTCCGAATGTCCGACAGCCACGGAGGTTTTCGGGCCGTTCGAGGGCAAATGGTACGGACGATGGGCTGACTTCGACGTCGATCATCATTGGAGCCGTGTTTTCGAGCCGGACCAGCATTCCCTGGCTGCTGACTTGTCCGCGTTTCAAGTCGGCTGGCAGTATGCGTGGATTGGAGACGGCTACGGAGTCAATCATTGTCTCGGCTTCGACGAATCGGGCCGCAGTCTTCGGTTTCTGCTTGGTTATACCGAGCATCTGCAGGACGGCGATTTCTCGAAAATCGTCTCCCGTCGCCCCCACGTTGGAATCTACGCCGGGCCAGGCAGGCTTATATGGATCACGGCTGGCGAGGTGTTTTTTGAAGAAGCGTTGGCTAACAAGGACGGCCGATTTGAATCGTATTCCATCATTGGATTCAACTACGATTCCGATGAAACGGGTTTAACGGTCCAAGATGGGTTCGTGACTGTTTATTCTTCGTCCGAGAGTCGCCGCGTTCCGTTTCGCGGCTATAAATTTGCCAGCCCGATCACTGAGCCCGCGACCAGTCGATAG
- the moaC gene encoding cyclic pyranopterin monophosphate synthase MoaC, with protein sequence MTQPLTHFDDQGSSRMVDVSHKDDSRRVAVARGSVRMKNETAALIQNRELSKGDVIGVARVAGIMAVKQTPNLIPMCHSIHVDSVDIEFEFTSENELTITATVGATDRTGVEMEALTCVSVSALTVYDMCKSADKNMTIREIGLVSKTGGKSGDFVRS encoded by the coding sequence TTGACTCAGCCGCTGACCCATTTCGACGACCAAGGCTCCAGCCGAATGGTCGACGTCAGCCACAAAGATGACTCGCGAAGAGTCGCTGTGGCGCGGGGATCAGTGCGGATGAAAAACGAGACGGCGGCTCTGATTCAGAATCGCGAACTTTCCAAAGGCGATGTCATCGGCGTGGCTCGGGTAGCCGGGATCATGGCCGTGAAACAGACTCCGAATCTGATTCCGATGTGTCACAGCATCCACGTCGATTCGGTGGACATCGAATTTGAGTTCACGAGTGAAAATGAACTGACGATCACGGCGACCGTTGGAGCGACCGATCGGACGGGCGTCGAAATGGAGGCGCTGACATGCGTTTCGGTCTCGGCACTGACGGTTTACGATATGTGCAAAAGTGCCGACAAGAATATGACGATCCGGGAGATCGGGTTGGTCAGCAAAACCGGTGGCAAGTCAGGCGACTTTGTCCGCAGTTGA